The Streptomyces sp. NBC_00459 DNA segment ACGGCCGGGGTGCGGCCCGTGCGGAGGTATGTGTCGACCGCCTCCGTGACGCAGCGGTTCTGCGGGTATGTGCCGTGGCCCTCCTCCTCGGCCGTCAGGAGCACGCCGACACCGTCGCCCAGGGCGCGGGCCATGTGGCGGGCGCCGGGATACGGGGTGATCGGGTCGCCGGTACCGCCGACCACCAGGACGGGGGCCGCGCCGTCGGCGTTCACCTGGAGCGTGGCGCGTTCGCCGTCGAACGGCCAGTCGTAACAGAGGTAGACGCCGTTGGACCAGGCCGCGCCGAAGACAGGTGAGGCGGCTTTGACGCGGGCCTCGTCCCTGTCGAGGCGTTCGAGGTCAGGACGCAGGCTGGAGTCCGCGCACGTGATCGCGACCAGGGCGGCGCGGCTGCTGTCGCTCGGGGCCGGCGCGCGGTCGGCGGAGCCGAGGTCGCCAGCGCCCTTGCTCAGCGGACCGCCGTCGTTGTGGTCGATCAGCGCGGTGAGGGCCTCGGCGAGCGGCGACCAGCCGTCTGTCCCGAGGTCGAGATGGTCGCTGACGGCGTACGCGAGGTCGTCGGCGTCGAGGTTCCCTCCGCCGCCGGTTGGGGCGGGCGTCTTCTCCAGGCGGTCGGCCAGGCGCGCCATGCGTCGCGCGGCCTCCTCGGGCCCATCGCCGGTCGGGCAGTGGCTGATGTGGGCCGCGCAGTGCGCGGCGAACCGGTCGAACGCCGCCTGGACCGCCTTGACCTGCGACACCTGATCCTCGTTGAGGTCCTCGGTCGGATCGACGGACGCTTCAAGGACGAGCCGTCCGACATGCGACGGGTACAGGTGGGCGTAGACCGCGCCGAGCGCCGTTCCGTACGAGACGCCGAAGTAGTGAAGCCGCTCGTCGCCGAGGAGGTAGCGCATCAGGTCGAGGTCGCGCGCGGTGTGCGAGGTGCCGACGTACGGGAGGAGCGCCCCGGAGTGTTTGGCGCAGGCCTCGGCCCCGTCGTAGCCGGTGTCGTCCGCGGTCCTGCCGCAGCGCACGGGGATGGTCGCGCCAACGCCGCGCGGGTCGAAGGAGACCAGGTCGTAGCGGTCGAGGAACGGCTCGTACTCGTCGAGGAATTCGGGCAGTCCGATCACACCGGACACGCCGGGGCCGCCGAAGTTGAGGACGAGCGAGCCGATGCGCCGGTCGTTGGGGCCGGTGGCCTTACGGCGGATCAGGGCGACGTCGATCGTCCTGCCAGCTGGTTTCCGGTAGTCGAGGGGGGCCTTCATGACGGCGCAGTCGTAGCCCGTGCGGGCGGTGGGCGGCGAGGTGCAGCGGGACCAGCGGAGGTGCTGGCCGGTGGTGACCGCGGTGGGCAGACCGGCGGGCGGGTTGTTCGCGGTGAACTCCGTACGCGGCTCCGCACTCCGGCCGGGAGCGTCGCGCTGAAACCAGGCGCCGACAGCCCCGATCGCGGCGAGGAGGACCACGGCGACGATCCGCGCACCGATCGAAAGGCCCGTGCCGCGGCTTCGTATCGGCTGTGCGTCACTCATCGAAATCCCCGCGCTCCCGCCCCTGGACACCCGCCCCGTGCCCGCTTGCCCGAGTCCGTGATCGTCCGATCGTCGAATGAGCGCAGAGTACAAGCCGTCTCTGACAGCAGCTCAGCTCCAGGCGACCGCGTGCCGCGTGCCGCGTGCCGCCTGCCGCCTGCCGCCTGCCGGGGATCGACACCCTCACCATGGGCGCACACCTCTGAACTCTCCCCGGCGATCAAACCGGAGCGTTGTCCGTCAGCGGGGGCACGGTGTACGGGCGCAGGACCATGAGTGAGCCCTCCGGCTCGGCCGTCATGGCGAAGGGGAACCGGTCGAGCTCAAGACAGAGTTCGACGTCGTCGGAATGGACTCCCTGACGCACGCCCTCGGACAGTTCGGTGGCCGCGCGCGACCTGGCGGCGCGGTGGAGGAACTCGGCGGGATCCGTCACGGGCTCGGTGGCTCTCCGGGCGATGTACTGAGCGCACGCCAGATCCTCGTCGGCCCGGCCGTCCTCGCCGGTGACCACGAACGTGACGCTGTCACTGCTGCGGGCCCGCAAGAGCCTTGCCGTCGCCTCCGCCACCACGAAGCCGGCGCACAGCACCAGCGACGCCTCCTTGACCGCGAGGGCGCCTACCGTCCCTGCCGTGGTCTTCTGTACGACGGTTCGTCCGCGAAGGTCGGCCGACCGCAGCATGCCGGGTGAGTTGACCATGTCGAATCCGGGGGCGGGCGGACCGTCCTTGAGCGCCATCCAGTCCGGGTGGGCCGCCTTGAGCGCGAGGGCGTCGTCCAGCGACTCGGCGAGAACGATCTTCTCCGCTCCTTGGGCGAAGACCCAGGCAGCCACGGTGTAAGCACGCATGACGTCGACCACGACCGCCACGGACGGGGTTTCGGCCAGCTCGGGGATACCGAGGAAGTGAGCGTCCATGGTCATCATGATCGCTTACGCCCGGCCCGGAGCATCCAGGATTATTCACGTCCGGCCGGGAACTGCCATGCCCGCCGACCTGGAAGTAGCAGGTCGGCGGGCATGCGCGGAGGATGCTCGGTGCTCAGTGGTTGCGCGGGAAGCCCAGGTCCACGCCCGAGGGACCGTCCGCCGGGTCGGGCCAGCGGGTCGTGACGACCTTGCCGCGGGTGTAGAAGTGGGTGCCGTCGTTGCCGTAGATGTGGTGGTCCCCGAAGAGGGAGTCCTTCCAGCCGCCGAACGAGTGGTAGCCCACCGGGACGGGGATCGGGACGTTGACGCCGACCATGCCGGCCTCGACCTCCAGCTGGAAGCGGCGGGCCGCGCCGCCGTCCCGGGTGAAGATCGCGGTGCCGTTGCCGAAGGGGGAGGCGTTGATGAGGGCCAGGCCCTCCTCGTACGTGTCCACGCGCAGGACCGTCAGGACCGGGCCGAAGATCTCGTCCTGGTAGGCCTTCGCCGTCGTCGGCACCTTGTCGAGGAGCGAGATGCCGATCCAGTGGCCGTCCTCGAAGCCGTCGACCGTGAAGCCGCTGCCGTCGAGGACGACCTCCGCGCCCTCGGCCGCCGCGCCGGTGACGTACGAGGCCACCTTGTCGCGGTGGACCTTGGTGATGAGCGGGCCCATCTCGGAGGTGGGGTCGTTGCCGGGGCCGATCTTGATCTTCTCGGCGCGCTCGCGGATCTTGTCCACCAGCTCGTCGCCGATCGCGCCGACCGCCACGACCGCGGAGATCGCCATGCAGCGCTCGCCCGCCGAGCCGTAGGCGGCGGAGACGGCGGCGTCGGCCGCCGCGTCCAGGTCCGCGTCCGGGAGGACCAGCATGTGGTTCTTGGCGCCGCCCAGGGCCTGGACCCGCTTGCCGTTCGTCGAGGCCGTGGTGTGGATGTAGCGGGCGATCGGCGTCGAGCCGACGAAGGACACCGCCTTGACGTCCGGGTGTTCGAGGAGGCGGTCGACCGCCACCTTGTCGCCGTGGACGACGTTGAAGACGCCGTCGGGCAGGCCCGCCTCGGCGAACAGCTCGGCGAGCTTGATGGCCGCCGACGGGTCCTTCTCGGACGGCTTCAGCACGAAGGTGTTGCCGCACGCGATGGCGATCGGGAACATCCACATCGGCACCATGGCCGGGAAGTTGAACGGCGTGATGCCCGCGACGACGCCGAGGGGCTGGCGGATCGACGAGACGTCGACGCGGCTCGCCACCTCCGTCGACAGCTCGCCCTTCAGCTGCACGGTGATACCGCAAGCGAGTTCGACGATCTCCAGGCCGCGGGCGACCTCGCCGAGCGCGTCGCTGTGCACCTTGCCGTGCTCGGCGGTGATCAGCTCGGCGATCGCGTCGCGGTTGGCGTCGAGCAGCGCGCGGAACTTGAAGAGGATGGCGCTCCGCTTGGCGAGCGACGAGGTGCCCCAGGTCGCGTACGCGTCCTTGGCCGCGGCTACGGCCGCGTCGACCTCGTCGACCGTCGCGAAGGCGACGTTCGTGGTGACCGCGCCGGTCGCGGGGTCGGTGACCGGCCCGAACGTGCCCGACGCGCCTTCGACGGTCTTGCCGCCGATCCAGTGGTTGACGATCTTCGTCATGCCCAGGTTCTCCTTCACAGATGGCGGCGTCGGGTAGAGACGTGCCGTTCGTACAGCTCACGTGCCTTGACCGCCGACGGGCGGGTCGCGGTCTCGGCCACAGGAACATCCCACCAGGCCTGCGCCGGAGGCGCGCCCGACACTGTGTCTGCCGTTTCCGTCTCGACGTAGACACAAGTGGGAGTGTCGGCGGCACGGGCCTCGGCGAGCGCCGCCCGCAGCTCCCGTACCGTCTTCGCGCGCAGGACGCGCATGCCCAGGCTCGCCACGTTGGCGGCCAGGTCCACGGGCAGGGGGGCGCCCGTGTACGTACCGTCGTCCGCCTGATAGCGGTAGGCGGTGCCGAAGCGCTCGCCGCCCACCGATTCCGACAGACCGCCGATGGACGCGTAGCCGTGGTTCTGGATCAGGAGGAGCTTGATGGCGATCCCCTCCTGTACGGCCGTCACGATCTCCGTCGGCATCATCAGATACGTGCCGTCGCCCACCAGCGCCCATACGGGACGCTCGGGCGCCGCCAGTTTCACACCGATCGCGGCTGGTATCTCGTATCCCATGCAGGAATAGCCGTATTCGAGGTGGTATTGGTCGTACGACCTCGCGCGCCACAATTTGTGCAGGTCGCCGGGGAGCGAGCCGGCCGCGTTGATGATCACGTCCGACTCGTCGGCGATGGCGTCCAGCGCTCCCAGCACCTGCGGCTGCGTCGGGCGTACGTCCGGCTCGTCGGCCTCGTAGGCGGCGTCGACGCGCTGTTCCCAGCGTTCCTTGTCCTCGGTGTACTCGCGGGCGTACGCGTCCGTGACCCGGTGGTCGTGGAGCGCCAGTGCCTCCGTCAGCTGCTCCAGGGCGCTGCGGGCGTCCGCGATCAGCGGGGTAGCGGACAGCTTGTGGCCGTCGTACGGGGCGATGTTGAGGTTCAGGAAGCGGACGTCCGGCGTCGCGAACAGGGTGTTGGAAGCCGTGGTGAAGTCCGTGTAGCGGGTGCCGATGCCTATCACCAGGTCGGCCAGGCGGGCGAGTTCGTCCGCCGTCGCCGTTCCCGTGTGGCCGATGCCGCCCACGTCCTGGGGGTGGTCGTGTCGCAGCGAGCCCTTGCCCGCCTGGGTGGAGGCGACGGGGATGCGGGTCGCCGAGGCGAACTCCGCCAACGCCTCCTCGGCGCGGCTGTGGTGGACTCCCCCGCCCGCGACGATCAGGGGACGGCGGGCGGCACGGATCGCCCGTACCGCTTCGGTCAGTTCGTCGGCGTCGGCGGCCGGGCGGCGTACGTGCCACACGCGGTCGGCGAAGAACTCGTCCGGCCAGTCGTACGCCTCGGCCTGAACGTCCTGCGGGAGAGCGAGAGTCACGGCACCTGTCTCGACGGGGTCGGCGAGGACCCGCATCGCCTGCAGCGCGGCCGGGATCAGCGCCTCGGGACGCGTGACACGGTCGAAGTACCTCGACACCGGGCGCAGACAGTCGTTGACCGACACGTCACCGGCGTACGGGACTTCGAGCTGCTGGAGGACCGGGTCCGCCGGGCGGGTCGCGAAGGTGTCGCCGGGCAGAAGCAGGACGGGGAGGTGGTTGATCGTGGCGAGCGCGGCACCGGTGACGAGGTTGGTCGCGCCCGGGCCGATCGACGTCGTCA contains these protein-coding regions:
- the mmsA gene encoding CoA-acylating methylmalonate-semialdehyde dehydrogenase, with product MTKIVNHWIGGKTVEGASGTFGPVTDPATGAVTTNVAFATVDEVDAAVAAAKDAYATWGTSSLAKRSAILFKFRALLDANRDAIAELITAEHGKVHSDALGEVARGLEIVELACGITVQLKGELSTEVASRVDVSSIRQPLGVVAGITPFNFPAMVPMWMFPIAIACGNTFVLKPSEKDPSAAIKLAELFAEAGLPDGVFNVVHGDKVAVDRLLEHPDVKAVSFVGSTPIARYIHTTASTNGKRVQALGGAKNHMLVLPDADLDAAADAAVSAAYGSAGERCMAISAVVAVGAIGDELVDKIRERAEKIKIGPGNDPTSEMGPLITKVHRDKVASYVTGAAAEGAEVVLDGSGFTVDGFEDGHWIGISLLDKVPTTAKAYQDEIFGPVLTVLRVDTYEEGLALINASPFGNGTAIFTRDGGAARRFQLEVEAGMVGVNVPIPVPVGYHSFGGWKDSLFGDHHIYGNDGTHFYTRGKVVTTRWPDPADGPSGVDLGFPRNH
- a CDS encoding 2-phosphosulfolactate phosphatase, which encodes MDAHFLGIPELAETPSVAVVVDVMRAYTVAAWVFAQGAEKIVLAESLDDALALKAAHPDWMALKDGPPAPGFDMVNSPGMLRSADLRGRTVVQKTTAGTVGALAVKEASLVLCAGFVVAEATARLLRARSSDSVTFVVTGEDGRADEDLACAQYIARRATEPVTDPAEFLHRAARSRAATELSEGVRQGVHSDDVELCLELDRFPFAMTAEPEGSLMVLRPYTVPPLTDNAPV
- a CDS encoding alpha/beta hydrolase — protein: MSDAQPIRSRGTGLSIGARIVAVVLLAAIGAVGAWFQRDAPGRSAEPRTEFTANNPPAGLPTAVTTGQHLRWSRCTSPPTARTGYDCAVMKAPLDYRKPAGRTIDVALIRRKATGPNDRRIGSLVLNFGGPGVSGVIGLPEFLDEYEPFLDRYDLVSFDPRGVGATIPVRCGRTADDTGYDGAEACAKHSGALLPYVGTSHTARDLDLMRYLLGDERLHYFGVSYGTALGAVYAHLYPSHVGRLVLEASVDPTEDLNEDQVSQVKAVQAAFDRFAAHCAAHISHCPTGDGPEEAARRMARLADRLEKTPAPTGGGGNLDADDLAYAVSDHLDLGTDGWSPLAEALTALIDHNDGGPLSKGAGDLGSADRAPAPSDSSRAALVAITCADSSLRPDLERLDRDEARVKAASPVFGAAWSNGVYLCYDWPFDGERATLQVNADGAAPVLVVGGTGDPITPYPGARHMARALGDGVGVLLTAEEEGHGTYPQNRCVTEAVDTYLRTGRTPAVGKVCRGSMS
- the iolD gene encoding 3D-(3,5/4)-trihydroxycyclohexane-1,2-dione acylhydrolase (decyclizing); translated protein: MTPPTSTTSTTRLTVAQALVRFLAAQYTGRDGVRRRLIEATWGIFGHGNVAGLGQALVEYGDAMPFHQGRNEQSMVHAAVGYARQSNRLSTHAVTTSIGPGATNLVTGAALATINHLPVLLLPGDTFATRPADPVLQQLEVPYAGDVSVNDCLRPVSRYFDRVTRPEALIPAALQAMRVLADPVETGAVTLALPQDVQAEAYDWPDEFFADRVWHVRRPAADADELTEAVRAIRAARRPLIVAGGGVHHSRAEEALAEFASATRIPVASTQAGKGSLRHDHPQDVGGIGHTGTATADELARLADLVIGIGTRYTDFTTASNTLFATPDVRFLNLNIAPYDGHKLSATPLIADARSALEQLTEALALHDHRVTDAYAREYTEDKERWEQRVDAAYEADEPDVRPTQPQVLGALDAIADESDVIINAAGSLPGDLHKLWRARSYDQYHLEYGYSCMGYEIPAAIGVKLAAPERPVWALVGDGTYLMMPTEIVTAVQEGIAIKLLLIQNHGYASIGGLSESVGGERFGTAYRYQADDGTYTGAPLPVDLAANVASLGMRVLRAKTVRELRAALAEARAADTPTCVYVETETADTVSGAPPAQAWWDVPVAETATRPSAVKARELYERHVSTRRRHL